The Candidatus Manganitrophus noduliformans genome includes a window with the following:
- a CDS encoding PilZ domain-containing protein: protein MFFSKNNPVDYRRYPRIPLSARIHYTHQGYQQWNEALVRSVSTHGMGIYTEKRMQKGDQILIALSLLTDERESLHESILGEVTWAGTGDDKKRYTAGVFFGEIEEKHPKLYAYLKRLEAAVVAIP from the coding sequence ATGTTTTTTTCAAAAAATAATCCGGTCGATTATCGGCGATATCCCCGCATTCCGTTGTCCGCTCGAATTCATTACACCCACCAAGGATACCAGCAGTGGAATGAGGCGCTGGTCCGGTCGGTCTCCACGCATGGAATGGGGATCTATACCGAGAAGCGGATGCAAAAGGGAGATCAGATCCTCATTGCACTCTCTTTGCTGACCGACGAGAGGGAATCGCTTCACGAATCGATTCTGGGGGAAGTGACTTGGGCTGGAACCGGAGATGACAAGAAACGCTACACCGCGGGAGTTTTTTTCGGAGAGATCGAAGAGAAACACCCCAAATTATACGCCTACCTAAAACGCCTGGAAGCCGCCGTCGTCGCCATCCCCTGA
- a CDS encoding efflux RND transporter periplasmic adaptor subunit, translated as MTMVVLVVVAVGFAWTAFSRMQEEAGSKTRSEGDSPAPVEVAPIERGPIVLRRTFSGTLEALAEFVVAPKVSGRVEGLAVDLADTVRRGQVVAELDDDEHLQAVAQARADLAVAKANLAEAESGLDIALRELQRIETLLERGVASESQRDTAKINQLAKQAQLDVAEAQLTRAESSLETANIRLRYTKITADWSGGDDRRVVAERYVDEGQTVSANAPLLLIVELDPLTGVIFVTEKDYARLRVGQTASLMTDAYPGEPFEGRIARISPVFREATRQARVEMTIENAKRRLKPGMFIRATIVLDRVPETTIVPEQALTTRGDRTGVFVVNEADRTVAWREVTVGIREEGRVQVEGEGLSGRVVTLGQQLVDDGSRVTIPAEQGEAASLPKTAERG; from the coding sequence ATGACAATGGTTGTGCTGGTCGTTGTGGCGGTCGGTTTTGCCTGGACCGCCTTTAGCCGCATGCAGGAAGAGGCCGGTTCGAAAACAAGGAGCGAGGGAGATTCGCCGGCGCCGGTGGAAGTCGCCCCGATCGAGCGGGGACCGATCGTGCTGCGGCGGACCTTCAGCGGCACGCTGGAGGCGCTGGCGGAGTTCGTCGTCGCGCCGAAAGTGAGCGGCCGCGTCGAGGGCCTGGCGGTCGACCTCGCCGACACCGTCCGGCGCGGGCAGGTGGTCGCGGAGCTCGACGACGACGAGCACCTGCAGGCGGTCGCCCAGGCGCGGGCCGATCTGGCGGTGGCGAAGGCCAACCTCGCCGAAGCCGAAAGCGGGCTCGACATCGCGCTCCGGGAACTCCAACGGATCGAGACGCTGCTTGAGCGGGGCGTGGCGTCCGAGTCCCAGCGCGATACGGCCAAGATCAACCAGCTGGCGAAGCAGGCCCAGCTCGATGTCGCCGAGGCGCAGTTGACCCGGGCCGAGTCGTCGTTGGAAACGGCGAATATCCGGCTGCGATACACGAAGATCACCGCCGATTGGAGCGGCGGCGACGACCGACGGGTCGTGGCGGAGCGCTACGTCGACGAAGGACAGACCGTTTCGGCCAACGCGCCGCTGCTCTTGATCGTGGAACTCGATCCCCTCACCGGGGTGATTTTCGTGACGGAGAAAGACTACGCCCGTCTTCGGGTCGGCCAGACCGCCTCGCTGATGACCGATGCCTATCCCGGCGAGCCGTTCGAGGGACGGATCGCCCGGATCTCCCCGGTCTTCCGGGAAGCGACCCGGCAGGCGCGGGTCGAAATGACGATCGAGAATGCGAAGCGCCGGCTCAAGCCGGGGATGTTCATCCGGGCGACGATCGTGCTCGACCGGGTTCCGGAGACGACGATCGTTCCGGAGCAGGCGCTGACCACCCGCGGCGACCGGACCGGGGTTTTCGTCGTCAATGAGGCCGACCGGACGGTCGCCTGGCGCGAGGTGACCGTCGGCATCCGGGAAGAAGGCCGCGTGCAGGTGGAGGGGGAAGGATTGTCGGGCCGTGTCGTCACGCTCGGCCAGCAATTGGTGGACGACGGCTCCCGGGTGACGATTCCCGCCGAGCAGGGCGAAGCGGCTTCCCTCCCGAAGACGGCGGAGCGCGGATGA
- a CDS encoding FG-GAP-like repeat-containing protein: MKSGLAWLLGIMLLLSGCGSGGHGAGKDEPQDQTDPVPTCCADVGERRDPPFSTTYLFQFKTGSSDIVAPNPDRLLRIITEADIMTLMHFAGASQLNRNGIVGGVVQGPQGPVREAALQVTDADGNIIGHVTGTSRNLFYNSLGRIPDFTIDQGTASEGTFTLFNAPPGETFFQVVRGGRGNGRITSFASAVSIGRIDALPVLPERIGLLGVAIDAFTGAGVPGASASFFGRDQAETANGAGLILIPLDQGLPTNGEYLVRLAAPGFRETTRRFSTSMRDVITRQQAFDPLIDDNMLLYSERNIEDWAQRLGVALRATTSVIIGRITPGQANVVITPTGADPASLGRVFYFDESGNPANLGKTTNTSSFVLFPDCAQNPGGEIFLNASVISKDPQNNDILSTGRAIAYCQPGEVFFQNVAIAPLPVGSPSFSVPVNGAVRPESGGSPVAGATLQIIGGDGTTYFSDGQGQFTINASGAPDSIFPLLANSAYTIKAEGQGFLPTYQPLSTGRAGGKRNLILLEADRMTRLCPLSVGGSLVGTARDLGLVDPSRKGRAAEGVSLKVFKENGEEVGRSVSFDDQGRFVICDLPVSPNAPSLFQIRVTSPEDSGAFLVTAYPDGVAVVSIDVNKALPREVSLRGQVQSLAGPEGGNIPSGSSQLAVLGSTQRITTDSSGQFDLSMGSNGRYIVRVEKEGHLPSYNYQVETPARRPTDFSSPLWTISAGDAYALAQQAGLSLPLQGGILMGKVLVHGFDDPVSIAALGAPTQNLRFGFFDQDTHIDLFSVSEQGMMTLLFGDGRGGFPSTLSFQLKYRDRLENPQDLASVQSVEIGDFNRDGQTDMIVFGDNTLIFFPGVGNRTIGFEEGSENPTSLFDSGSPKAMTVAELNGDSAPDLVLAVSGPSPLLRLVNQTDGSFVPFEAATGVDDPSGICGDNPTAIAVRQVGLAVIDILIFDAARGLCDLTFDNAGSPNAPITLTLPTAVSPSDVIAIKTAFLDSDNIPDYLLLHKAGGAFFLGLPPAQVQDTPTTNIAFLPSFELPADFIPTRMLFTDINRDSRADLVIGGAGSTGEARFLIGSGNGAFGSSKSILSSPVSDLALADADTDGKEDLILSGASSGTLQLFRGSDRPQAGVRIEARDAAGELVGVAAYPDQNGRIAGATATTDSGRFIFFNVPAELTNLIVAEGGSGNALVTAYSGGLSYAHLNMNPIQPTTVMVDGQVINPTAGDLAGISVEGIEVNSLGTPAKTMSGTEGRYQLHLGANSEHILKIDP; the protein is encoded by the coding sequence GTGAAGAGCGGACTGGCTTGGTTGCTCGGAATCATGCTTCTGCTGTCTGGGTGCGGTAGTGGTGGGCACGGGGCTGGAAAAGACGAACCACAAGATCAGACAGATCCCGTTCCCACCTGCTGTGCTGATGTAGGAGAGCGAAGGGATCCTCCCTTCAGCACGACTTACCTCTTTCAATTCAAAACCGGATCCAGCGACATCGTTGCTCCCAATCCCGACCGGCTCCTGCGGATCATCACGGAAGCCGACATCATGACACTGATGCACTTCGCCGGGGCCAGCCAGCTGAATCGAAACGGAATTGTCGGCGGGGTTGTTCAGGGGCCGCAGGGACCGGTGCGCGAGGCGGCCCTTCAGGTGACCGACGCGGATGGGAACATCATCGGACATGTCACGGGGACGAGCCGAAATCTCTTTTACAATAGCCTGGGACGGATTCCTGATTTTACGATCGATCAAGGAACTGCCTCGGAGGGAACATTCACCCTATTTAATGCGCCGCCGGGAGAGACCTTCTTTCAGGTTGTTCGGGGGGGTCGGGGCAATGGCCGGATCACTTCTTTTGCCAGCGCCGTCTCCATCGGCCGAATCGACGCTCTTCCCGTCCTTCCCGAGCGGATCGGTTTGTTGGGGGTGGCAATCGATGCTTTCACCGGGGCCGGGGTTCCCGGTGCTTCTGCCTCCTTTTTTGGAAGGGATCAAGCCGAGACAGCCAATGGCGCAGGCCTGATCCTGATCCCTCTCGATCAGGGCTTGCCGACCAACGGCGAATATCTGGTCCGTCTCGCCGCTCCCGGTTTCCGAGAGACAACTCGTCGCTTCAGTACCTCCATGCGGGATGTTATAACAAGGCAGCAGGCGTTCGATCCTCTCATCGATGATAATATGCTCCTCTACTCAGAGAGGAACATCGAAGACTGGGCGCAGCGTCTCGGAGTGGCGCTGCGCGCGACGACCAGTGTGATTATTGGACGGATTACGCCCGGCCAGGCCAATGTCGTGATTACACCGACCGGGGCGGATCCGGCTTCCCTCGGGAGAGTCTTCTACTTCGATGAAAGCGGGAATCCCGCGAATCTGGGAAAAACAACCAACACCTCCAGTTTTGTGCTTTTTCCTGACTGCGCGCAGAACCCGGGCGGGGAGATCTTTCTGAATGCTTCGGTTATCTCCAAAGATCCACAAAATAACGATATCCTCTCCACGGGACGGGCAATCGCTTACTGTCAGCCCGGAGAAGTCTTCTTTCAGAATGTCGCGATCGCACCCCTTCCCGTAGGATCTCCTTCTTTTTCGGTGCCGGTCAATGGCGCGGTCAGGCCTGAATCGGGGGGAAGCCCGGTTGCAGGCGCGACACTTCAGATCATTGGAGGGGACGGGACAACTTACTTTTCCGACGGCCAGGGGCAGTTTACGATCAACGCCTCTGGTGCGCCCGATTCGATCTTTCCGCTCCTGGCGAACAGCGCTTACACGATCAAGGCCGAAGGACAAGGGTTCCTTCCGACCTACCAACCGCTCTCCACGGGGCGGGCGGGTGGAAAGCGAAATCTGATCTTGCTGGAGGCCGATCGGATGACTCGCCTCTGCCCTTTGTCCGTCGGGGGGAGTCTTGTCGGCACCGCCCGCGATCTCGGCTTGGTCGATCCGTCGAGGAAGGGCCGCGCCGCGGAGGGAGTCTCCCTGAAGGTCTTCAAAGAGAACGGGGAAGAGGTCGGTCGGAGCGTCTCTTTCGACGACCAGGGCCGGTTTGTCATCTGTGATCTTCCCGTCTCTCCCAATGCCCCGAGTCTCTTTCAGATCCGCGTGACTTCCCCCGAAGACTCCGGCGCCTTTCTGGTCACCGCCTATCCGGACGGCGTGGCCGTTGTCTCCATTGACGTCAACAAAGCATTGCCTCGGGAAGTCTCATTGCGGGGACAGGTTCAGAGCCTCGCCGGTCCGGAAGGTGGGAACATCCCTTCCGGGAGTAGTCAACTTGCTGTTCTGGGGAGTACGCAGCGGATCACGACCGATTCCTCCGGCCAATTCGATCTCTCAATGGGGAGCAACGGCCGTTATATCGTCCGCGTCGAAAAAGAGGGCCACCTCCCTTCCTATAACTATCAGGTAGAAACGCCGGCGAGGCGTCCGACCGATTTTTCTTCTCCTCTCTGGACAATTTCGGCGGGGGATGCTTACGCGCTGGCCCAACAAGCCGGTCTCTCCCTTCCACTCCAAGGGGGAATTTTAATGGGGAAGGTGCTGGTTCACGGATTTGACGATCCTGTATCTATTGCAGCTTTGGGTGCTCCTACGCAGAACCTCCGTTTCGGCTTCTTTGATCAAGACACCCATATCGATCTCTTTTCGGTCTCTGAGCAGGGAATGATGACACTTCTCTTCGGAGACGGCCGAGGCGGTTTCCCATCTACGTTGTCTTTTCAATTGAAATACAGAGACCGTCTCGAAAACCCTCAAGACCTAGCTTCCGTGCAATCCGTTGAGATTGGAGACTTCAACCGGGATGGACAAACCGATATGATTGTTTTTGGAGATAACACGCTAATCTTCTTCCCTGGAGTTGGGAACCGAACCATTGGATTTGAGGAGGGAAGTGAGAATCCGACCTCCCTCTTTGATTCAGGTAGTCCCAAAGCGATGACCGTGGCAGAACTAAACGGAGACAGCGCCCCCGATCTGGTCTTAGCTGTCAGTGGACCGTCTCCCCTTCTTCGTCTGGTTAACCAAACGGACGGCTCGTTCGTGCCGTTCGAAGCAGCCACCGGCGTGGACGATCCGTCCGGCATTTGTGGAGACAATCCGACCGCGATCGCCGTCCGACAAGTCGGATTGGCCGTGATCGACATTTTGATTTTCGACGCGGCCCGCGGACTCTGCGATCTCACGTTCGACAACGCGGGATCTCCGAACGCGCCGATCACGCTCACGCTTCCCACCGCTGTCTCCCCCTCCGATGTGATTGCCATCAAAACCGCTTTCCTTGATTCGGATAATATCCCCGATTATCTCCTCCTCCACAAAGCGGGAGGGGCCTTTTTCCTCGGTCTGCCGCCGGCGCAGGTGCAGGACACGCCGACCACGAATATCGCTTTTCTCCCGTCGTTTGAGCTTCCGGCGGATTTTATTCCGACCCGGATGCTCTTCACGGATATCAACCGCGACAGCAGGGCGGACCTGGTCATCGGGGGGGCCGGGTCGACAGGGGAGGCGCGATTCCTCATCGGCAGTGGGAATGGAGCGTTTGGATCGTCCAAAAGCATCCTTTCGTCCCCGGTTTCCGACCTCGCCTTGGCCGACGCAGACACCGATGGGAAGGAGGACCTGATTCTTTCTGGAGCAAGTAGCGGAACGCTCCAATTATTCCGCGGGTCGGATCGCCCTCAGGCAGGGGTCCGGATTGAGGCGAGGGATGCAGCGGGAGAGTTGGTCGGGGTGGCAGCATATCCCGATCAAAACGGTCGGATCGCGGGGGCCACGGCTACTACCGACAGCGGCCGATTTATCTTCTTCAATGTCCCGGCCGAATTAACGAATCTGATCGTGGCGGAAGGAGGATCGGGGAATGCATTGGTGACCGCCTACTCAGGAGGCCTCTCCTACGCCCACTTGAACATGAATCCGATCCAGCCGACGACCGTCATGGTGGACGGTCAGGTCATCAACCCGACGGCAGGAGACTTAGCCGGGATTTCGGTCGAGGGAATCGAAGTCAACTCACTCGGAACACCTGCGAAGACCATGTCAGGAACGGAAGGGAGATACCAACTCCACCTCGGAGCCAACAGCGAGCATATCTTGAAGATTGATCCCTAA
- a CDS encoding S1 family peptidase, whose protein sequence is MIYKLIGLAVMVSILALPKSGVSQTEGIVPSRINSAVYEVIVPKPPDDTLTYEKELPLDFLPFVIRNDKYYSIGTAFAINGTEFITAAHVLNLGVKSQFKEAFVRDNQGKVFAVDRMIKFSSRRDFAVFTVKDKSPSEYFDLNPNARINEKVYAVGNALGEGIVIRDGLYTSNTPEEVEGAWSWIRFSAAASPGNSGGPLLDSNGKVIGVITRKSPNENLNMALPIAEVRKADGSSAEIYQKSSYQLDVFDSIKTGTLDTQIKLPMPYGDFRNAYIRIQSEFNAKLLKELLSENQADLFPNGRGSKKLLHKNALSDFPQLIMKRPDGHWDAAPPEKVDRADLGNNGSIAMGRIRNSIFFKIQKPENIPLSDFYADSKLFMDLILKGMSWHRFVGPERVRILSFGKAEDESIHIDSYSRKWMVKTWAIPYIDQQVVTFSLPVPGGAVTMLRVGQTGETFDGHIPDLKVLADFVYVSFDGTFKKWREYLEMKEVIPPLFNTIELTVDPDDFRYKSKRLKLSCSSDIIKLTDQSMLTLGFSYYRSGNAIVWDVSKLFLNENNFKHNGFAVTRNMRADEDLDEIDLNRWQRLLEGEKPYDMKTYLIKDNTAISAVYKNISPVKTSTAASVLYDVTHVQSGIIDQGEMESALHKMIKNLTVLENE, encoded by the coding sequence TTGATTTATAAACTGATCGGGCTGGCCGTCATGGTCTCCATCCTTGCACTTCCCAAAAGCGGGGTCTCCCAAACGGAAGGTATCGTCCCAAGCCGCATCAACAGCGCCGTTTACGAAGTGATCGTGCCGAAGCCGCCGGACGACACCTTGACCTATGAAAAAGAGCTGCCGCTCGACTTTCTCCCCTTCGTCATCCGGAACGACAAATATTATTCGATCGGAACCGCGTTTGCGATCAACGGCACCGAATTTATTACCGCGGCCCATGTGCTGAATCTGGGGGTCAAAAGCCAATTTAAAGAGGCCTTCGTGCGGGACAATCAGGGAAAGGTCTTTGCCGTCGATCGGATGATCAAATTTTCCAGCCGGCGCGATTTTGCCGTCTTTACGGTGAAGGACAAATCGCCGTCGGAATATTTTGATCTTAATCCGAACGCCCGAATCAACGAAAAGGTTTATGCCGTCGGAAACGCCTTGGGGGAAGGGATCGTGATCCGGGACGGTCTCTACACCTCCAATACGCCGGAAGAGGTTGAAGGGGCTTGGAGTTGGATCCGATTCTCCGCCGCCGCCTCTCCGGGAAACAGCGGCGGCCCGCTTCTCGACTCAAATGGAAAAGTGATCGGCGTGATCACCCGAAAATCGCCGAACGAAAATCTGAATATGGCCTTGCCGATCGCCGAGGTCCGGAAAGCCGACGGCAGCTCGGCGGAGATTTACCAAAAGAGCTCCTATCAATTGGACGTTTTCGATTCGATCAAAACCGGAACGCTCGACACCCAAATAAAATTGCCGATGCCGTATGGCGATTTCAGAAATGCATATATCCGCATTCAAAGTGAATTCAACGCCAAGCTGTTGAAAGAGCTCTTGTCCGAAAATCAAGCCGATCTTTTCCCGAACGGCCGCGGCTCGAAAAAGTTGCTCCACAAAAACGCCCTCTCCGACTTCCCTCAGCTCATCATGAAACGCCCGGACGGCCATTGGGACGCGGCTCCGCCCGAAAAGGTCGATCGCGCCGATCTGGGAAACAACGGCTCGATCGCCATGGGCCGGATACGGAACTCGATCTTCTTTAAGATTCAAAAACCGGAGAATATTCCTCTCTCCGATTTCTACGCCGATTCAAAACTATTCATGGACCTCATCTTGAAAGGAATGTCCTGGCACCGGTTCGTCGGCCCGGAGCGGGTGAGAATCCTCTCGTTCGGAAAGGCGGAGGATGAATCTATTCATATCGACTCTTATAGCCGGAAGTGGATGGTCAAAACATGGGCGATTCCATACATCGATCAGCAGGTCGTGACCTTCTCCTTGCCGGTGCCCGGCGGCGCCGTCACGATGCTGAGGGTGGGCCAAACCGGAGAGACGTTCGACGGCCACATTCCCGACTTGAAGGTCCTTGCCGATTTCGTCTACGTTTCCTTTGACGGCACCTTCAAAAAATGGCGCGAGTATCTTGAAATGAAAGAGGTCATTCCCCCCTTGTTCAACACGATCGAGCTGACCGTCGATCCTGACGATTTCCGATACAAATCGAAAAGGCTGAAGCTCTCATGCAGCTCCGACATCATCAAGCTGACCGACCAAAGCATGCTGACCCTCGGATTCAGTTATTACCGAAGCGGGAATGCGATCGTCTGGGATGTCTCGAAATTATTTCTCAACGAAAATAACTTCAAGCATAACGGCTTCGCCGTCACACGGAATATGCGGGCCGATGAAGATCTCGACGAGATCGATTTGAATCGGTGGCAGCGGCTCTTGGAGGGAGAAAAGCCGTACGATATGAAAACTTATCTGATAAAAGACAATACGGCGATCAGCGCCGTCTACAAAAACATCTCACCCGTGAAGACCAGCACCGCGGCTTCTGTTTTATACGATGTCACCCATGTTCAATCGGGAATCATCGACCAGGGTGAAATGGAATCGGCCCTTCACAAAATGATCAAAAACCTCACGGTCCTCGAAAACGAGTAG
- a CDS encoding EAL domain-containing protein: MIEQLLDPAYYAYSLFSVPTFLLAVALLFLGTFVWVREGGTRVSFSFFIMALAAGIWLFAFSGMYAATDKKVALLWAKGAYLGVPFIPSAVYFFAVTVLRITERRKIIVWIVSFLSLVFSFFALATDLLISDLHYYPWGYYPKYGALGLPFLAFFFGTMALSLYEFSAEFKKTGPGTHKLRVKSFMVGFGVASLGSIDYFAKYGVPIYPFGYLPIFVFFVIAVQTIRRYRLVDITPAFVADQIIATMADSLIVCDAEGKIRLVNPTACSILGYSRTELLGKPMASFLAAARAHRFGEALQGTVIRDEEAELHAKGGRRVDVSISVSHLRDRDHRAQGVVIIGRDIRERKRIEEELNFLAKFPAENPNPVLRISKEGMILYANRVAHSLLKLWDWKSGEPSPYFFRTEVSKVYRAGVNRELEVTVGSAIWSLMFNPVPEAGYVNVYGTEITERKRAEERLKHMVHYDALTNLPNRLLLTDRLNQALSRSRRHHQFVVVLFLDLDRFKMINDTLGHHYGDFLLKGVADRLVACVRSVDTVSRLGGDEFVVILDDISDTEMIPRMTQKILDAFSKPFNVHSVELFMTPSIGVSIYPNDGESAEELLKNADAAMYRAKEQGKNNCRFYSSEMHLNVMERLELETSLHHALERNEFVLYYQPVIDLREGRVVGMEALVRWEKPHSGMISPGKFIPLTEETGLIIPIAEWVLRTACAQNRSWQEAGLPPVKIAVNLSGRQFQQKDLLETITRTLEETGLSPDFLELELTESILMQKGDATIATLRGLNAMGVRISIDDFGTGYSSLSYLKRFPIDKLKIDQSFVSSVMADYNDAVIAKTVVTMAHGLGLKAIAEGVETAEQLAFLHSVGCDEAQGYFFSRPLPAEEAMKLLTEKFHC, from the coding sequence ATGATCGAGCAGTTGTTGGACCCGGCCTATTACGCGTACAGTCTGTTTTCCGTTCCGACCTTTCTCTTGGCCGTGGCATTGCTCTTTCTCGGAACGTTCGTCTGGGTGCGTGAGGGGGGAACGCGGGTCAGTTTTTCTTTTTTTATCATGGCGCTGGCCGCCGGCATCTGGCTCTTCGCCTTTTCGGGAATGTACGCCGCGACCGATAAAAAGGTCGCCTTGCTCTGGGCGAAAGGGGCCTATCTGGGGGTCCCTTTTATCCCCTCCGCCGTTTATTTTTTCGCCGTGACCGTTTTGCGCATCACGGAGCGCAGGAAAATCATCGTCTGGATCGTTTCATTTCTTTCCCTCGTCTTTTCATTTTTCGCGCTCGCCACCGACCTGTTGATTTCCGACCTTCATTATTATCCGTGGGGATACTATCCGAAATATGGGGCGTTGGGTCTTCCCTTTTTGGCTTTTTTCTTCGGAACGATGGCCCTCAGCCTCTATGAGTTTTCGGCCGAGTTTAAAAAGACGGGGCCGGGAACACACAAGCTTCGCGTGAAGTCGTTCATGGTCGGGTTCGGCGTCGCCTCTCTCGGTTCCATCGATTACTTCGCGAAGTACGGCGTTCCGATTTATCCTTTCGGATACCTTCCGATCTTTGTCTTCTTTGTCATCGCGGTCCAAACGATCCGGCGTTATCGGTTGGTCGACATCACCCCCGCGTTTGTGGCCGATCAGATCATCGCAACCATGGCCGACTCCCTCATTGTTTGCGACGCCGAGGGGAAGATCCGGCTGGTCAATCCGACCGCTTGCTCGATCTTAGGCTACAGCAGAACAGAGCTTCTCGGAAAGCCGATGGCCTCTTTTTTGGCCGCCGCCAGGGCGCATCGGTTCGGGGAGGCGCTGCAGGGGACGGTCATTCGAGACGAGGAAGCGGAGCTTCACGCAAAAGGGGGGCGGCGGGTCGACGTCAGCATTTCGGTCTCCCATCTGCGCGACCGGGATCATCGCGCCCAGGGGGTCGTCATCATCGGCCGGGATATCCGCGAGCGGAAAAGAATCGAGGAGGAGCTTAATTTTTTGGCGAAGTTCCCGGCGGAGAATCCGAATCCGGTGCTCCGCATCTCAAAGGAGGGGATGATTCTTTATGCGAACCGCGTGGCGCACTCCTTGCTCAAACTGTGGGATTGGAAATCGGGCGAGCCTTCTCCTTACTTTTTTCGGACGGAAGTGTCGAAGGTTTATCGGGCGGGTGTGAATCGGGAATTGGAAGTCACGGTCGGAAGCGCCATCTGGTCTTTGATGTTTAACCCGGTGCCGGAGGCGGGATATGTCAACGTCTATGGAACGGAGATCACGGAACGAAAACGGGCCGAAGAGCGGCTGAAGCATATGGTGCATTACGACGCGTTGACGAACCTTCCGAACCGGCTTTTATTGACCGATCGTTTGAATCAAGCGCTGAGCCGATCGCGCCGGCATCATCAATTCGTCGTCGTGTTGTTTCTCGACCTGGACCGTTTCAAGATGATCAACGACACGCTGGGGCATCATTACGGCGATTTCCTGCTCAAGGGGGTCGCCGACCGACTCGTCGCTTGTGTGCGCAGTGTCGATACCGTTTCGCGTTTAGGAGGAGACGAATTCGTGGTGATTTTGGACGACATCTCCGATACGGAGATGATTCCGAGAATGACCCAAAAGATCTTGGACGCCTTCTCCAAACCGTTTAATGTCCATTCCGTCGAGCTGTTCATGACCCCGAGCATCGGCGTGAGCATTTATCCGAATGACGGCGAGAGCGCTGAAGAATTGCTCAAAAACGCAGACGCCGCCATGTACCGGGCCAAAGAGCAGGGAAAAAATAATTGCCGTTTTTATTCTTCCGAGATGCATCTGAATGTGATGGAGCGCTTGGAGCTGGAGACGAGCCTCCACCATGCGTTGGAGCGGAACGAATTTGTCTTGTATTATCAGCCGGTCATCGATCTTCGGGAGGGCCGGGTCGTCGGAATGGAGGCGTTGGTCCGCTGGGAGAAGCCTCATTCCGGAATGATCTCCCCGGGGAAGTTTATCCCTTTGACGGAAGAGACGGGGTTGATCATCCCGATCGCCGAATGGGTCCTGCGGACCGCCTGCGCCCAAAACAGGTCGTGGCAGGAGGCCGGATTGCCCCCGGTGAAGATCGCCGTGAATCTTTCGGGCCGCCAGTTTCAGCAAAAAGATTTGTTGGAAACGATCACCCGGACCCTTGAAGAAACCGGTTTAAGCCCCGACTTTCTGGAGCTGGAGTTGACGGAGAGCATCTTGATGCAAAAAGGGGATGCGACGATTGCGACCTTGCGGGGATTGAATGCGATGGGGGTGCGGATTTCGATTGATGATTTCGGGACCGGCTACTCCTCGCTCAGCTACCTGAAGCGCTTCCCGATCGACAAGTTGAAAATCGATCAGTCCTTTGTCTCGTCGGTGATGGCCGATTACAACGACGCCGTCATCGCCAAAACGGTGGTGACGATGGCGCACGGTCTCGGCCTGAAAGCGATTGCCGAGGGGGTGGAAACGGCGGAGCAGTTGGCGTTCCTGCATTCCGTCGGATGTGATGAAGCGCAGGGATATTTCTTCAGCCGGCCTTTGCCGGCCGAAGAAGCGATGAAATTATTGACCGAAAAATTTCACTGTTGA